Below is a genomic region from Diabrotica undecimpunctata isolate CICGRU chromosome 7, icDiaUnde3, whole genome shotgun sequence.
aggaatataacttattatttattgtacaaagtgaattaacgtaatattaacttaaggcaggtatatttacacatcataatcataacattagtataaataaactagtaactaaataactgtaaattaataattaaacattgtaaccacttaaaattttatcattaatagaaacaactaaatgtttttcaatattttcggtcttaaaactatgtcttctatcacttaaaattaatttgtacattgaaaacgaacgttcgacatcgacagatgtaattggagcatatttcagagcggataataaatctggcataatttgaaattcctcggaaaatgtcgcattcaaaaaccttcattcttgtcgaaaacatatttcattttttttaaattaattgaccgttacttccaggtgccgatttaattttcgtctttaaattatctattaattttactgactcacataaatttatctcttgtttttctaataaggtaattgtggtaactattaatttataattgtcattgatataagcgagtttctgtttcaatttgggattttttaatattttttttgcttctcgaatggcttcggaaatatcatcatcaaattctgacataactaattctatttcattgtagtgttcaaagtaaaaaaaactgcttcaagccaggttccccaccttgtaattactggtttaggtggcaaagggacaccgggaagtctttctttatatatttgcaccctcaacagagcctttacaaaaacttttttcataaaatttataaaattatttaccaatggaaacagatttcttatttcttcagcaattctatttaccccgtgggctacacaagtgcaatgaattaaattaggataaaaaatctttaaattaccagcagcttttaacatatatgccgcagcatctgaaagcattaaaactattttattcactgatatagcgttgggtaaaaagaggtttgttaaactatcttgcataaatcgacttattgttaaattgtttgttttttccaattctttaacggcaactaaataaggttttctcgcaaagttttcgttcaaaattccaattattaaattagctatatacctgccgcatacatctgtcgtttcatccacgataatatacaaaaaattgccctctaactcccgcttaattgttaaaatacattccacataacatttttccacagtatgttttctcaatgtactctcgtccagtaaggatttattaagatatttttcgaaaaagcatttaaaaatagggttattaactttatatagaggaatgttggatgcaatcatcatctggcacaaatcaaatttaaatgcgtcttcctccttttttttgaactacttaaactatcccgcagagatatttgggctaacttagaggaatttaatttttccaaattacgtttatgaagtggggttccacaatgctggtcaataaagtacttttttctacttgaaatctgagaataaaaaaaaataattagaattctaaaaccgctttagaatttagttatgttgtgggacgagaaaaaataaaacttaccgatttgccgcatggtttacaaaatgctccatcttcttctagagaaagttccgaataaggtgcgatccatagccttaatttagatgtcatcttttcacacaaatgtctaaaacgttttaaaacgtgttctttgcttttcggtatacgcaacagaactaaactaggatatagcaatttgtgactaaactctgatacagtaaccgactgtacaactgataataaactaataaagcttagggatttccaaatagtctcaagtctcgatcaggtacattttcctagacatctgttatataaaaaaaacattgatattttattattgacccaaaattttattatagaatggttttagtaatagaataatatcatgggtagtaccatgaaattttaaaaaaggcacaaataggcggaatttatgaaaaaaggcaaaaagtgcaaaaaacaattataataggcaaaaaaggcattttgcctataatccgagctttacttaTTACTAGTATATAAGAAACTATATATTACCTGTAATAATTTAATACTTGTGCAAAAACTCCAGGATGCCTATCAAAGAAGTACTCGTTAAGTATTGGGTCGTAGTTGGCAAGTGCCTCGGTGAGCCTGGAAAGTCTAGTGGCAGGAATTTTTTTGAGCGTCGCTTTGTACGTTTCGTGTCTAATTCCACCAACATTCAGAACGACGCGGTTCTCCGCGTCCATGTTACCGACATtcatttctgaaaaaaaaaagtttattttatctTATATTCTTAGCAAAATAATGTGTAAGACCGTATCTGATAACTGTTTGTATCTAAATTTATTTCAAAGATGAACAGTTAAATATAGAAAGCATAAACTGTAGATATTAGTGATTGTGAAATAGTTTTAACTAGTTGACAATATCACCAAATCTTGAagcaaaagaaacaaagaaagTTTGAGTTCTATCTATTTCATAAAAAAATCGCACAAAATTTTGTGTAAGTtagcttttcttcttcttcttgattcCTGATTCTTGATTTTGTGTACACATGTTTGTTTTTCAATGCGCCTCGAGTAAGTTGTGGTTTCTACCTGTTTGactgatgtaagtttttgggcagtcatcCCATGTaagtttatacagggtgagtcataaggaactttacatacttctaccattcagggagcatatcatgtggccactaaaaaatgtcaactcctcttctttattaattaatagggtgatttgtgtaattgaccatttatttcattttactgtagtgtttatacggcttatttgatttttttaatttttgcatgatacagtaccctactatcaagcattcgactggtattagctaaactaaaaaattccaggactggctttggaaaaattaatttagggattcgtattaaatattacatcctgtatatatattttttaaaatgtaataagtgattttcaaactacataaatagccaatgaaaacgacatatgcgacaatgttgtcgcacttttaataaatttttagtgaacgatcaaatcttaccaaaaatagaacaaccataatgaagtatcaaattatatggTAATTAATTTacacaaatgttataaatttcaaacattttaattgaaataataaactgagtcactgcacaacaaaaaacagtaactactaacaataacgaagaacaatttaaaaaaaaaactaaaaatatgtacatagttatgataaacccataaattagaactggaaaagatacaataatggtaacaaaataaaaataattcaaaatagattttcgaaatggaaccctgcagcctgtacacatttttgtggccgaattgttaattgacgtattgagttacggatactctggggatcgtttctaatagtattacaacaatgtataattctatcaattaattgttgtcggttattaatattcactgcgtaaactagttgcttcaatcgtccccaaatatggtaatcaacggggttgaaatcaggggatcttgaaggccacgaaataggacctgcacgtcctatccacctgttgccataaacattattgagatgttgtctcactgccagtaaaaagtgtgggggtgccccatcatgctgaaaatacatccctcggatagcaacgttcgcgttggcaagcaaattcggcaaaatattttgtagaaattgtagaaagttcaaatagacctgccctgttaaaggaccatcaaaaaagtgaggacctactaattggttatttatgacaccaatccacacgttaaccgaaaaccttaactgagaacgacgttctccaatagcatggggattttcttctgcccacacatgtgaatttcgtgaattatttatcccgtctctgatAAATTGGGCTtaatctgtaaatagtgtcctgtatagcgttggtcgattattgttaatccatctacaaaattccaacctatcgatctcatctccagcatgtagtcgctgaaccatttgaatgtgatatgggtatagattatttttttgtaagactctacttacttttgattgagtaacattgagttctcgacttacttgtctagtgcttactgtagggttcatagtaacggcgtacataatgtcatcttcctgcgcttcatctacatgtcgctctgttgttccactaggaaaagtgccattttctcgcaaataattaaaaactgacccaaatgttggatgactgggagttcgacgattaggaaatcctcctgcgatattctctactagcagccctaccattcccattacagaatccataaacaaatattatgtctgcatattctgtggtcgaaaactgatgtggcattttgaacgaaagtaacaaaagctctaccaaaactaacacaatgtacttaacgtagatatgacagaagaaatatgtattcttgtacacataaataacaattgataatgacaataatgacaatgggtataaaatatcaagaaacgtcaaacggtcaacgccaaccttcattttaaacttttttagatttatttttatttagtacagttgatgcaatgtattattatttgacataaaattttaatcatttacaataaacaaaaactaacacatacaagaggtttgaatttttaatcaatttaatttattatttatcgaaaataatgccccaatacgatctatgagtaaaaatttaaaattgaaaaacaattgattttatcGTAGAGAtgatacaaagtgacagtaaagatgttaatgttctacgtattagattatgttgtaggaactcattttaattaaaatgtttgaaatttataacatttgtttaaattaattaccttataatttgatacttcattatggttgttctatttttggtaagatttgatcgttcactaaaaatttaataaaagtgcgacaacattgtcgcatatgtcgttttcattggctatttatgtagtttgaaaatcacttattgcattttaaaaaaaaaatatacagggtgtaatatttaatacgaatccctaaattaatttttccaaagccagtcctggaattttttagtttagctaataccagtcgaatgcttgatagtagtgtactgtatcatgcaaaaattaaaaaaatcaaatgagccgtataaacactacagtaaaatgaaataaatggtcaattacacaaatcacgctgttaattaataaagaagaggagttgacattttttagtggccacatgatatgctccctgagggactctacatatggtagaagtatgtaaagttcctcaccctgtatacaccactgttttatagttttttcttttaactcttattgtttttaatatatttgcttatgTTGTTATTTGTTTAGAAAACTGGTATTATTCcttatttttttatgtgtttgactaTTCTTTTTAGATCTTGTTTGTATATGTATTCGAGCAGAAAGTAATGGGTTTTTTCACTGGTGGTAACTTTCTGGTGGTGCTTTCTTATGCAGGTTTGGGTTTTAAAACtttgtattgtttgttttttgtactcattgtttactgctatttacATATTGATATTCAATTTTATCTCGATAGTGGTGACCAAAACTGTGATTCTGCAATCACAGGTATAACTGTGATAGTGATTTTTACCTGTGATTGTGATTTAACAGAGTGTAATAAATAAAGTTTCACGTATGGTACATTTAATTAAAACACTACTGTACACTCTTACAATATTACTTATCTTAGATGTAATTAGTACTTAGTTGAAGTTGCTCTGAGACTACTTCATAATTACCAATACGTGGTACATAGACTTGCCATCTTGACGTTAATTTAGTTCTGATCCCCGAGATAATAATTGTTGTCTCTTTTATAATAGTGCTTGCTATATCAGCAGTCGTTCATAAGTGAGTCAAGTTTGCTTTATCAGCCTACGACAACAACAAGGTCGCGATCCACAATTCTGCTGACTAGCACATTCCAACCGAGGCTGTTTCTTGTGAATGTCCTCgatttgatttatttaaaaacatattttatataaacaaatacgaAATGTGTTACACGTTTCTTTTAACTTATTCTTTATATGAATTGCAATATTTTAGGGATAATACCACAAGAGCAACGTAGTAGTTGTATGGTGAATTCTGAATAAAAACTGTTGGCATTATGCACATAAAATTCTACATGTGttattattttggtatatttgataTGGTCGGATGTTTTACTTGCATatgcttttttaaaaaaaaagtgcttgttttatattataactttgcCTTACATATATTGCATGACACATAATTATCATCCACTTCTATAAAAAAGTTCCATAACCTACtactgttttttgttttgttgacaCTGGCTTTTAAAATTTATgagaataaaaattattgtataaCTCTATCTCGTTTTTTGTTATCCTGTTACACGTCTCTCATTTCACAACTTTGCGACTGATACAACAACctgaaatatcatattttggcgATTAAGAGTTAGAGACATAGCAGGGAGAATAAGACCGAAATCACAGTCACagtatatttttttggtattcaCAGGTCGTAATTGTTATTATCTAATCACAGCTGTTAAATCACAGACAGGGATATTTAGCCCACCTCCAATCTTGAAGTCATATTTTGATATggtaatttttgttaatttatatCATGCTATTGTAGGCTGCCAGTATATGCTGTATAGGATGGGATGATAAATTGTATACAGTGATGTCAATATGGGTaggtttattaaaaattatcagacttaaaaacaaacatgatcTGATTATTGcgtaattttatatattttagttgAATAAACGTATGTAGCGACCAACTTTGAACTACATATTACGAAAGAAgtttaaacatataaaaaatatataaatatagacAAAATTGTTATAGTTAAAAGCAACAACATTAACTGTTATATTTAATACTCAAAAAAGcataattttattaacaaatttaacaTATCAAGGTACCTTGTGTTATTTTTAAATGATAGATAAAGCAGCTATCAAACTTTAGTTACTTTATTAATTTAAGCAATGAGAAATTGCCACATAAAATAAGTGAATTTCTGGATGCATCAGAAACTTAAAGTGCAATTATAAATAGCAAGGCAAACTCGAATGACGGCATGATTAGTGTTCTCAAAATTCCTTTCTATCTCTCCACACTGTTGATTATATACCATAGTAATTTTCTGAAATTGGAATGTATCCTGCACGTTCCAGCAAGTCGGAGAAATTTAGTTATATATTTGCTATTTCCACTTTGCTATAGTTGCTATGACGCCTCTTCagtaaaacttaaaataaaataaaaataatacataaaaagtaatctaaaataatattaacactTAAAAAGATTTAAGTTTCATAGCAATTAAGATGATAATATGAGGCATAGTCTATCAaaataaaatctaattatatttagTAATATCTTGTAACCATAAGACTACCAAAGGTTttatcaaccatgggagcttatcgtctatgcttcgcctagctcagtctctcaagtgtgaatccgtcttgtcttaaactatgaattaaaccagAAACCCTTAGCTGGTaacaattaaaacaataatttaactaatcatgtttatttaaaataatatttaagtagcAAAAACAATCCTGTCTAAAGCTTTACATTATAAAAATTTGGAATTTATACTTATGGCATAGATATACTGCTTGCTTCTAATTATATGTTGCCTCTAGATTTGTGGTTAGGTCCTGTTGCCACCTCCAGAGCATGTGGGTAGGTCTTACATACAGACGCAGTTGATTAGTTCCATAAATTCCATATTATTCCATAAAAAATTCCATAGAATTTAGTTTTctccaataaaaccaataaagcCAATAAATTCTCGAATAAAATATTCAGTAAATTCTCCAATAAACttccaataaaaccaataaactaGAATTTTAAACAGCCTGTATAGAGAAATATCAAAGGGGTTTAATTTCCTTggcaattattttacaaaaattacaattaaacaacaACATTCCTACATGCATAGAATTAAAAACGTGGTTTTGaaagaagtaaggttatgaaaattgaaaatactgtcagaattatagaatgtagattacaatgaaagtactcaccccaagagaattctgtagacgataaaatgaaccttataataatttttgccttcttttataaattcagAAACAGGCAAAAAAGAATTTTCCCACCACGTTTAGAAAAGCTGATTGACAGGAAGTAGCGAGACTAAAATGAAgtttagcacagatgtcataggacgtatgtctatgatggaattagcttttctgtcaacataggACAGAATATTTACTAGCATTATTCAATTCTTTGTACCAAATTATCCTTTTTGTCCACAAATCCTGTGTGAATATTTTTGATTGTATTATCACTGGCGCAATCCATCCTAATGGGTcatatatttttgctttttccGATAACACCAGCCCCTTCTTTTTATGTtcggttatatttattttaaatgtaattacATCTTCAACCGGCGACCAGTGGATCCCTAGTGTTTTATGTATATCTTCTGTGTCTAACGTTTTGAGATCGACACTTTTTAGTGCCTCCGGTATGGTTTCCATTAAATATTGACTATTACTAAGCCATTTTCTTAATACAAAATCCCCTTTTTTGAACATTTCTGTTAACTCTGTTTGAGCTTGATGAGCTTCAGCCAACGTTTCTGATCCAGCTAGCACGTCGTCTAAGTACATGTTGTGTTTAACAATTTCCGCAGCTAGTGGATATTTTAATTTCTCGTCATTACATAATTTCTGTATCGTTCTTAATGCAAGGTATGGCGCTGCCTTCGCACCGTATGTTACTGTTGACAACTGATACTCCTTTATTGGTTCTTCTACAGACTGTCTCCATAATATCTTCTGGTAAACTTGATCTTCTTCAGCtatctttatttgcctaaacattTTCTCTAGTTCTGCCGTATATACTATGTTGTACgacctccaatttattaatatatttgtaagaTCTTGTTGCAAACGAGGTCCAGAGTGCATTATGTCATTGAGACTGATTCCTGTTGAACTTTTACTGGAAGCGTCAAACACGGCCATGCATTTTGTTGTGATACTCTCCTCTTTTATTACTGAATGATGAGGAAGGTAATACTCTTGCTTATTCATGGTTTTggttttattcaatttcatgtgaCCTAAGTCTTCATATTCCTTCATAAATTTCCTGTACTATTTTTCTAGGTTTCTGTCTCTTTGAAATTTCTTCTCTAATTGCAGCAGTCTCGCATATGCTTGCTGTTTTGAGTCCCCTAATAGTCTTGTATTAGAATTATTGTATTGTACAATTGTATGTATTGTATTGGAATTTGGAATTTACCATTTTATAAAGGTAATTCTAAATAACAACTTTGTGAATTACAGTcatctctctctataacgatatgcaagggaccgggaattttcatcgttataaggagagatcgttatacagaaagagacaaaattcggtactgaaatattaataatactgtaataaataacctattttaatttaaaaaaattatcaaaacgaatataaatgaattaacattgtattccatatagatttattaacgaataatataagcaatatAGTATAAAAAATGGCTGTACAATTGAAACGtgtactgtacaataaaaaaaaataatatgctactgtaaaatatatttagcctacattaccaaagaaatctgTCACCTTGGTCTGTCTTCTTTTCCCTTTCCACAGAACTGACCTGACATTGTCCTGAAGACGCATCGATTCTTCCGCAgcactcatatcgtcttcctggtggaCGAAGAATCGATGCAGTACTTTTGCCGCATTCAATGCCTGCTGAGGGGTCGGAGCTGGTTCTGACTCTGCTTCAACTTCCGAGTCactcttttcttcttcttctacacgaactacttgcaggatgtcctcgtcagaaagtccagatgttgtagctacattttcatcaacttcttcaaaatctgttagctcttccGGTCCGTAGGTGATAGTAAGTTCAAACTGCCTGACCCAAACATCTAATGGCTGGCCATCTTCGtcatcagtcaatccttgatcttccagccatcctgcgtgtttgaaggaacgttttattgtattgctcgtcaccccgtcccaggatttactaatAATTAGGATGGCGTCAAGAACGTTTAGTTTAAGATCTCCATTATTCTCAACCAATTTCATCAAAAGTCTTTtcctgtaatggcttttcaaactcttgatgaGACTTTGGTCCATGGGTGAAGGACACTCGTTTTGTTTGCTAGCAGAAAACAGAGTTTGATGTTTTGAAGGTTGCGCAATACAGGATGAGCAGGACAATTGTCTACAAGCAGAAGAATTTTTTTCCCTTTAAGCTCGATATCCCACTTTCTTATCGCTTTTTCAAAAATTTCCGAGGTCATCCACGCactcttgtttgctttataggtcaccggtagattttttatgtttttaaagcaacgcgcgtttttcgacttccctattactaacaattttcgcttcactgaacctgtcatgttagcggccactaaaactgtaatgcgttccttagagagctttccaccaacgcacttttccaatttaaattttaaagttctgtttggtgtcattttaaaaaacaatccagtctcatcCCCATTGAAAATGTCGTCTGACGCATATCGTGCCTTCAGGCCAGGCCACTcgttttctagccaatcatccgttacgtttttgttaacatcgcgagcctctccgctgatttgcccgtagttgatcttgtgccgcagcttccACGTGCTCAGCCAACCTTCAGATGCCTTGAAATTCTCAATTTCAAGTTCAGttgcaaaaaactcagcttttgccctgaccacaggcccagaaaagtggaatatggttcatacgcTGCTGCTGGAACCACTGAAACAAAGCGCAATCTAAATCTTCGTGCTGAGGTTTccgcaacttcttcctgctaccgccCCCCATCTCCGCTTTAAGCCACTTTTTGCTGTCCTTCCATATCGTAGCCATAGTTGACTAAGACAGCCCCGTCCGGCGAACGACATccgattgcttttcacctttctctattgctcgagttatctataacttttcctccaccgaaagcactttacgctttttcgaaaacatgttgactgttgacacacaactcaaactggaaatgaaaagtcgtcaatagatgacaacatctgtgtgataacagttaggtacgccgcccgaacaataaacgtgagtcacttaattctctgataagaaagagtagaatgggtggccgcattccttaagcgtaaaacaaaacaaccgctggacaatgaccttgccactcgtgactcaggtagtctaaactttaaacacaatacatttgtcatcaactattgaatgctaaaaagttatcgctataaagagagaacaATATCAGTATGaagaaagaattaatacattgttcttatgacgaaacaaccaacgtttactatttttatcgttatagaggaattatcgttatatagggaatcgttatagagagagactaCTGTATAGTATACAGCCGACTACATGAACATCATTTTTCTTGTGAAATTTATTAAACTTATCGTAATTGTCTATACAGTATTTATAGAATCACTAAAAACAAAGACCTTTTCAAAGTAGCTACCCTTAGCATGTCTTAGATCTGATAAGAATTACCATCGGACCTATATCACAACCATAAACAACGAGAAAC
It encodes:
- the LOC140446312 gene encoding uncharacterized protein — encoded protein: MKEYEDLGHMKLNKTKTMNKQEYYLPHHSVIKEESITTKCMAVFDASSKSSTGISLNDIMHSGPRLQQDLTNILINWRSYNIVYTAELEKMFRQIKIAEEDQVYQKILWRQSVEEPIKEYQLSTVTYGAKAAPYLALRTIQKLCNDEKLKYPLAAEIVKHNMYLDDVLAGSETLAEAHQAQTELTEMFKKGDFVLRKWLSNSQYLMETIPEALKSVDLKTLDTEDIHKTLGIHWSPVEDVITFKINITEHKKKGLVLSEKAKIYDPLGWIAPVIIQSKIFTQDLWTKRIIWYKELNNASKYSVLC